A window of Terriglobales bacterium contains these coding sequences:
- a CDS encoding GGDEF domain-containing protein: protein MPQSELKRVLRQLLWPNGTVVLLAAIAIASGLFRKPIAHTADYAAVAVIAAGLLTAWRFHAKRSIAGLLLFAGVTFAFQYANAQNPSLGAALSLLLPLNLVALLMVEEFTLSLEPIGYWAGFATVQAGVLAATCRPGEAGTFWAWVNAGKSAWPLSIGPIPTLMFALATAALLYKFVKERRPLDAGLAWSLLPSLLACHAAGSVRTAYLAAGAVAITVSVIETSYQLAYEDELTRLPGRRAFNQTIAALDDKYSIAMVDVDHFKKFNDTYGHEVGDQVLRMVASRLANVSGEGRPFRCGGEEFAVVFPGKSAEEAMEHAELLRRTIEDTTFTVRGPERSQRKRDERRYCHSPRHLQNQRVGTSVTVSIGVAQPRAENDDVHWVIEAADKALYAAKQRGRNRVVVATVGRKRAAGA from the coding sequence ATGCCGCAATCGGAACTCAAACGCGTGCTCCGGCAATTGCTATGGCCGAACGGGACAGTCGTCCTGCTGGCAGCGATCGCGATTGCGAGCGGCTTGTTCCGCAAACCGATAGCACACACAGCTGACTACGCAGCGGTGGCGGTCATTGCGGCAGGCCTGCTCACGGCGTGGCGCTTCCATGCGAAGAGGAGTATCGCTGGGCTGTTGCTGTTTGCCGGGGTGACATTCGCCTTTCAGTACGCCAACGCACAGAACCCGTCGTTGGGGGCGGCGCTGAGCCTGCTTCTGCCGCTGAACCTGGTGGCGCTCTTGATGGTGGAGGAATTCACGCTCTCGCTGGAGCCGATCGGGTACTGGGCGGGATTCGCTACGGTGCAGGCAGGAGTGCTAGCAGCCACATGTCGTCCGGGAGAAGCCGGTACATTCTGGGCCTGGGTGAACGCGGGAAAGTCGGCGTGGCCCCTGTCAATCGGGCCCATCCCGACGTTGATGTTTGCACTCGCTACGGCGGCTTTGCTCTACAAGTTCGTGAAGGAGCGGCGTCCGCTGGATGCGGGGCTGGCGTGGTCGCTGTTACCTTCGCTGCTGGCGTGTCACGCGGCTGGTTCGGTCAGAACGGCGTACCTCGCTGCGGGCGCGGTGGCGATTACCGTGTCCGTGATCGAAACCTCTTACCAGCTCGCGTATGAAGACGAGTTGACGCGTCTGCCGGGACGGCGCGCCTTCAACCAGACGATCGCCGCGCTGGATGACAAGTACTCCATCGCGATGGTGGACGTAGACCATTTCAAGAAGTTCAACGACACCTACGGGCACGAAGTCGGAGACCAGGTGCTGCGCATGGTGGCCTCGCGGTTGGCGAACGTCAGTGGCGAGGGGAGACCGTTCCGCTGCGGCGGCGAAGAGTTTGCGGTGGTGTTCCCGGGGAAGTCGGCGGAAGAGGCCATGGAGCACGCGGAACTCCTGCGCCGCACGATTGAAGACACAACCTTCACCGTGCGTGGTCCGGAACGCAGCCAGAGGAAGCGCGACGAGCGGCGGTATTGCCATAGCCCGAGGCATTTGCAGAATCAACGTGTGGGAACGTCGGTCACGGTGAGCATTGGAGTGGCCCAGCCTCGGGCGGAAAACGACGATGTCCACTGGGTGATCGAGGCGGCTGATAAGGCCCTCTACGCGGCCAAGCAGCGCGGCAGGAATCGGGTGGTGGTGGCGACGGTGGGCAGGAAGCGGGCGGCTGGAGCGTAG
- a CDS encoding methyltransferase, with translation MSLAFEQLQELIWSFRQSRVVLSAIELDVFSKIASGATAAEVGAKIGTDPRATEMLLNALVNLELLTKTDSKYFNAEVASRYLSGDARMSVMHQVGLWNRWSSLTQCVKTGTAVLPSERSESDTEAFIAAMHRNASERAVHVVESVEASRFRKMLDLGGGSGAYSIAFAQANPELHVTIFDRAEVLKIASRHVANAGLANRIGTHPGDMLVDSLPSGNDFILLSQILHAFGVDENRQLLKRAYAALNPGGQIAIQEFLLDPERTSPRWAVLFSLNMLVGTPSGSSYTEAEIRSWLEKAGFRNVRHVPLPPNTNLIVAEK, from the coding sequence ATGAGTCTCGCCTTCGAACAGCTGCAGGAACTCATCTGGTCATTTAGGCAGTCCCGAGTCGTTCTCTCAGCAATCGAACTCGACGTCTTCAGCAAGATCGCATCGGGGGCAACCGCGGCGGAAGTCGGCGCCAAGATAGGAACTGATCCGCGGGCAACCGAGATGCTGTTGAACGCTCTGGTTAATCTCGAGTTGCTGACGAAGACCGATTCCAAATACTTCAACGCGGAAGTCGCGTCACGCTACTTGTCCGGCGATGCTCGGATGTCCGTGATGCACCAGGTCGGCCTCTGGAACCGTTGGAGTTCTCTGACGCAATGCGTAAAGACCGGCACGGCGGTTCTGCCGAGCGAGCGGAGCGAATCCGATACTGAGGCATTCATCGCTGCAATGCATCGGAACGCGAGCGAGCGGGCGGTGCACGTGGTGGAGTCCGTGGAGGCATCTCGTTTCCGCAAAATGCTCGATTTGGGCGGAGGATCCGGGGCCTATTCCATCGCGTTTGCGCAGGCGAACCCGGAGCTTCATGTCACGATCTTCGATCGTGCGGAGGTGCTAAAGATTGCGAGCCGGCATGTGGCGAACGCGGGATTGGCCAATCGAATTGGAACACATCCGGGCGACATGCTCGTCGATTCTTTGCCGTCTGGAAACGATTTCATTCTGCTGTCGCAGATACTGCATGCATTCGGGGTTGATGAAAATCGGCAACTGCTAAAGCGCGCGTATGCCGCGTTAAACCCGGGTGGACAAATAGCAATTCAGGAGTTTTTGCTGGATCCGGAAAGGACCTCGCCGCGGTGGGCGGTGCTGTTCTCGCTCAATATGTTGGTGGGGACGCCTTCGGGATCGTCGTACACCGAGGCAGAGATTCGAAGCTGGCTGGAGAAGGCTGGATTTCGAAATGTCCGGCACGTACCGTTGCCGCCGAATACGAATCTGATCGTGGCCGAGAAATAG